One genomic window of Paeniglutamicibacter sp. Y32M11 includes the following:
- a CDS encoding glyceraldehyde-3-phosphate dehydrogenase, protein MTQQSVEALQEWSGREELAEAMIPLIGRLYRNNNVVTSIYGRKLINQSAINILKAHRVVRRIEDAELPLEQTMPILQAIETLNLGAVSIDLGRLNKKFVESGSTNLIEFLTAELGEKVGQAGATDAEPTDVVLYGFGRIGRLLARILIERGGYGLRLRAIVVRKGSDDDLVKRASLLRRDSVHGPFDGSITVNEENNTILANGTLIQVIYSDDPATVDYTAFGINNAIVVDNTGRWRDEAGLSQHLAAKGVARVLLTAPGKGDLKNIVHGINHADITDEDKIVTAASCTTNAITPVLKAMNDRFGVIHGHVETVHSFTNDQNLIDNFHKGERRGRSAALNMVITETGAAKAVAKALPELEGKLTGNAIRVPTPDVSMAILNLNLETATTKEEINSYLRDASLGAELHKQIDYIDSPEVVSSDFVGSRRAGIVDGLATIATGKNAVVYVWYDNEFGYSCQVVRVIETMAGTHPVAVPAMGAPAVATV, encoded by the coding sequence GTGACCCAGCAGTCTGTCGAAGCCCTACAGGAATGGAGCGGGCGCGAAGAGCTCGCCGAGGCCATGATTCCGTTGATCGGTCGTCTGTACCGCAACAACAACGTGGTGACCTCCATTTACGGCCGCAAGCTGATCAACCAGTCGGCCATCAATATCCTCAAGGCACACCGCGTGGTTCGCCGCATTGAAGACGCCGAGCTTCCGCTCGAGCAGACGATGCCCATTCTTCAGGCCATCGAGACGCTGAACCTGGGTGCCGTCTCCATCGACTTGGGCCGCCTGAACAAGAAGTTCGTCGAGTCCGGTTCCACGAACTTGATTGAATTCCTGACCGCCGAATTGGGCGAAAAGGTCGGTCAGGCCGGCGCCACGGATGCCGAGCCCACCGACGTTGTCCTTTACGGTTTCGGTCGCATTGGCCGCTTGCTGGCCCGCATCCTCATTGAGCGCGGCGGTTACGGACTGCGCCTGCGCGCCATTGTTGTCCGCAAGGGGTCCGACGACGACTTGGTCAAGCGCGCCTCACTGCTGCGCCGCGACTCCGTCCACGGTCCCTTCGACGGTTCGATTACCGTCAACGAGGAAAACAACACCATCCTCGCCAACGGCACCCTGATCCAGGTCATCTACTCGGATGACCCGGCCACCGTTGACTACACCGCCTTCGGCATCAATAACGCGATCGTCGTTGACAACACCGGTCGCTGGCGCGATGAAGCCGGACTGTCCCAGCACTTGGCTGCCAAGGGTGTTGCCCGCGTGCTGCTCACCGCGCCGGGCAAGGGCGATTTGAAGAACATCGTCCACGGCATCAACCACGCCGATATCACCGACGAAGACAAGATCGTCACCGCCGCTTCCTGTACGACCAACGCCATCACCCCGGTGCTCAAGGCCATGAATGATCGCTTCGGTGTCATCCACGGCCACGTTGAGACGGTTCACTCGTTCACGAACGACCAGAACCTCATTGACAACTTCCACAAGGGTGAGCGTCGCGGTCGTTCGGCTGCGCTGAACATGGTGATCACCGAGACCGGTGCGGCCAAGGCTGTAGCCAAGGCGCTGCCGGAACTCGAAGGCAAGCTGACGGGTAACGCCATCCGCGTCCCGACCCCGGATGTCTCCATGGCAATCCTGAACCTCAACCTGGAAACGGCGACTACCAAGGAAGAGATCAACTCCTACTTGCGCGATGCTTCCTTGGGTGCCGAACTGCACAAGCAGATCGACTACATTGATTCGCCCGAGGTCGTTTCCTCGGACTTCGTTGGTTCACGCCGTGCCGGCATCGTTGATGGCCTCGCCACCATCGCCACCGGAAAGAACGCCGTCGTCTACGTGTGGTACGACAACGAATTCGGCTACTCCTGCCAGGTAGTCCGTGTCATCGAGACCATGGCCGGCACCCACCCGGTTGCTGTCCCAGCCATGGGCGCTCCAGCCGTCGCAACGGTCTAG
- the mptB gene encoding polyprenol phosphomannose-dependent alpha 1,6 mannosyltransferase MptB gives MTRAEGTTAGGYLAKNDQRSKRGGIAGTTRILEKLRTRAATMPLLRHFTGGGEDSPNIAIGQGLVASLMVMFGSWGVGWIPSSQESLLSRAKPLLPLRVEAAGVITCTLLLALGSMLLFRAWLRLRQRSESQGPAAVKVIVRAIWTWSIPLFFSFPILSKDVYSYLGQGRLMHAGLSPYSDWVSQLPGWFAQGSDSLWAESSSPYGPLFLMYARFTYFISGAVPEYGVLMMRLIAVGGVALCAYTVVALAKISGRGAAWPLWISVANPLFLLNMISGVHNDGLMIGGVLLGFLLVARKRFLLGILAVSAAIAIKPIVVLVLPFLGIAMVGRHATLGRKMLAWSFAGSVTLGVMALLGWASGLWFGWIAAMASAGSAAFPYAPVGLLGMLAGWIGTLFGGDLAVISGAVFTGFRAVSLGLVFWLALRRPTGPPLLYSGYALLAAVVLAPIIQPWYLLWLIPFFALSRRYPIVWERALYILCLLLVLAGVVDQLSIGQWFSLLWVRIFAAVIGLAYMGYLVFIDPKTASTFGTERSTGQAPGVR, from the coding sequence ATGACGAGGGCCGAGGGGACCACCGCTGGCGGGTATCTGGCCAAAAATGACCAACGGTCTAAACGCGGGGGCATCGCCGGAACCACTCGTATCCTCGAGAAGCTCCGCACCCGGGCAGCCACGATGCCGCTGTTACGCCACTTCACCGGCGGAGGCGAAGACTCTCCGAACATCGCCATTGGGCAGGGTCTGGTGGCCTCGCTGATGGTCATGTTTGGCTCCTGGGGCGTGGGGTGGATCCCGAGCTCCCAGGAATCCCTGCTCTCGCGCGCCAAACCGCTGCTGCCGCTACGCGTGGAGGCAGCCGGCGTGATCACCTGCACGCTGCTGTTGGCACTGGGATCCATGTTGCTCTTCCGTGCCTGGTTGAGGCTTCGCCAACGCTCGGAGTCACAGGGCCCCGCAGCGGTGAAGGTGATCGTGCGGGCCATCTGGACCTGGTCGATCCCACTGTTCTTTTCCTTTCCGATCCTCTCCAAGGACGTTTACTCCTATCTGGGACAGGGCCGGCTAATGCACGCGGGGCTCTCGCCCTATAGCGACTGGGTCTCCCAGCTACCGGGCTGGTTTGCGCAGGGTTCGGACTCTCTCTGGGCAGAATCGTCTTCCCCCTACGGCCCGCTCTTTTTGATGTACGCCCGCTTCACCTATTTCATCTCCGGTGCCGTGCCCGAATACGGCGTGCTGATGATGCGCCTGATAGCCGTGGGTGGTGTGGCACTGTGTGCCTACACGGTGGTCGCGCTGGCCAAGATCAGTGGCCGCGGCGCCGCCTGGCCGCTGTGGATCTCGGTGGCCAATCCACTGTTTTTGCTGAACATGATCAGTGGGGTGCACAACGACGGTTTGATGATCGGTGGTGTGCTGCTGGGCTTCCTGCTCGTGGCACGCAAACGTTTCCTGCTCGGCATCCTGGCCGTGAGTGCAGCCATCGCCATCAAACCGATTGTGGTGCTGGTCTTGCCATTTTTGGGTATCGCCATGGTGGGCCGCCATGCCACCCTGGGCCGCAAGATGCTGGCCTGGTCCTTCGCCGGTTCGGTCACCCTGGGAGTGATGGCACTGCTGGGCTGGGCCTCCGGACTCTGGTTCGGCTGGATCGCCGCGATGGCCAGCGCCGGATCCGCAGCCTTCCCCTATGCCCCGGTCGGATTGCTAGGGATGTTGGCCGGTTGGATTGGAACCCTCTTCGGAGGGGATCTGGCAGTTATTTCCGGTGCAGTATTTACCGGATTCCGCGCCGTCTCCCTGGGTCTAGTGTTCTGGTTGGCGCTGCGTCGTCCGACCGGTCCACCGCTGCTCTATTCCGGTTATGCGCTGCTGGCAGCGGTTGTTCTGGCTCCCATCATCCAGCCCTGGTACCTCTTGTGGCTGATTCCCTTCTTCGCACTGTCCCGCCGCTACCCGATCGTGTGGGAGCGAGCCCTGTACATCCTGTGCCTGCTGCTGGTGCTGGCCGGTGTGGTGGATCAGCTCTCCATTGGTCAGTGGTTCTCCCTGCTTTGGGTGCGAATTTTTGCCGCAGTCATTGGACTGGCCTACATGGGGTACCTCGTGTTCATCGATCCGAAAACCGCCAGCACCTTTGGTACCGAACGCAGCACGGGGCAAGCCCCCGGTGTGCGCTAG
- the mptB gene encoding polyprenol phosphomannose-dependent alpha 1,6 mannosyltransferase MptB — MNHVHSSVPTAKSKATGRGPHLSPLIQGTIGSIMVMLGSYAVGWLASVSPMNRNPLLIAIRTDYAGVVVGTVVLTVGCWILFRAWLRLGQQLAGWPEGSLVVVKRAIWSWSIPMLFALPIFSRDVFAYIGQGRLVAAGQDPYVAGISTLNNWFQLGADITWAEDETPYGPLYLIVEFAVNRMVGTSPDLSVLLFRLVAFAGVLLCMIYVPKIASLHKVSGAKATWISVANPLFLISFVASAHNDSLMVGLALAGTYYAATRRGVLGVVLIAASIGVKPITLVLLPFIGLLWAGPDAGWWRKIRYWVYTATLVAVIMAVIGWANGYGFGWLKVMLGTGTGTVIFAPVGALNAVLHGALTTIGIGTDWLLPAVKLVARLASVGLVLLLIFKGKQSHIVQRMALAFSALVILSPIIQPWYILWLLPFFAITGIRDDWQLLWVYFTTAFFIAFGAADQIFIWQFLSDLDPWVKQLSTAISWVSMAYLAFLDPRTRSLFVATLPARLRRRTTETEPSAGNNDPQVPNT, encoded by the coding sequence ATGAACCACGTGCATTCCTCCGTTCCCACGGCTAAATCCAAGGCCACGGGGCGCGGACCGCACCTTTCCCCATTGATCCAGGGCACCATCGGCTCGATCATGGTCATGTTGGGGTCCTACGCCGTCGGTTGGCTGGCCAGCGTTTCGCCCATGAATCGCAACCCATTACTGATTGCCATCCGTACTGACTACGCCGGCGTCGTGGTCGGCACCGTGGTGCTGACGGTGGGCTGCTGGATCTTGTTCAGAGCGTGGCTACGACTGGGTCAGCAACTGGCCGGGTGGCCAGAGGGCTCCCTGGTGGTTGTGAAGCGCGCCATCTGGTCGTGGAGCATCCCGATGCTGTTTGCCCTACCCATCTTCTCCCGCGATGTTTTTGCCTACATTGGCCAAGGGCGTCTGGTGGCTGCCGGACAAGACCCCTACGTGGCGGGCATCTCTACGCTGAACAACTGGTTTCAACTCGGCGCCGACATCACCTGGGCGGAAGACGAAACCCCCTACGGGCCGCTCTACCTGATAGTTGAGTTTGCGGTAAACCGCATGGTGGGAACCAGCCCCGACTTATCCGTACTGCTCTTCCGCCTCGTGGCCTTTGCCGGGGTCTTGTTGTGCATGATTTATGTGCCGAAGATCGCGTCACTGCACAAGGTTTCCGGCGCCAAGGCGACCTGGATTTCCGTGGCCAACCCGCTGTTCCTGATCAGCTTTGTCGCCAGCGCGCACAATGACTCCCTCATGGTGGGCCTCGCCTTGGCGGGAACCTACTACGCGGCCACACGCCGCGGAGTCTTGGGCGTGGTGCTGATTGCCGCATCCATCGGCGTTAAGCCGATCACTCTGGTGCTGTTGCCATTCATCGGCCTGCTCTGGGCGGGTCCAGATGCCGGCTGGTGGCGCAAGATTCGCTACTGGGTGTACACAGCAACACTTGTCGCCGTCATCATGGCGGTCATCGGCTGGGCCAACGGTTACGGATTTGGCTGGCTTAAGGTCATGCTGGGAACCGGAACCGGAACCGTCATCTTCGCCCCCGTGGGAGCCCTGAACGCGGTGCTGCACGGTGCCCTGACCACCATCGGGATTGGCACCGACTGGCTGCTGCCGGCGGTAAAGCTGGTGGCACGGTTGGCCTCGGTGGGCCTGGTGCTGCTGCTGATTTTCAAGGGCAAGCAGTCGCACATCGTCCAACGCATGGCCCTTGCCTTTTCCGCGCTGGTGATCCTCTCGCCGATCATCCAGCCCTGGTACATCCTCTGGCTGCTGCCCTTCTTCGCCATCACCGGAATCCGGGATGACTGGCAGCTGTTGTGGGTCTACTTCACCACAGCGTTTTTCATCGCCTTCGGTGCCGCCGACCAGATCTTCATCTGGCAGTTCCTCTCGGATCTCGATCCGTGGGTTAAGCAGCTCTCCACCGCCATTTCGTGGGTCTCGATGGCGTACCTCGCGTTTCTGGATCCGCGTACGCGCAGCCTATTTGTGGCCACCTTACCCGCGCGCCTGCGCCGCCGAACGACGGAAACAGAGCCGAGCGCCGGGAACAACGATCCGCAGGTGCCCAACACGTGA
- the def gene encoding peptide deformylase, with the protein MSIRPVTIYGEPVLHVRAKEVTSFDDELREIIADMFDTMDAANGVGLAAPQIGIGLRIFTYEFENEDGAPHRGVLVNPRLTLSKVSQGTPDPDEEIEGCLSAPALNFPLKRAEFARVEGFDGDGNEVNFEATGWFARIMQHEYDHLDGYLYVDKLNEKWARRWKKAKKSLGWGVPNLTWMPGTDEDPFGH; encoded by the coding sequence TTGAGCATTCGTCCTGTCACCATCTACGGCGAGCCCGTGCTGCACGTTCGGGCAAAGGAAGTCACATCATTCGACGATGAGCTGCGTGAAATCATCGCCGACATGTTCGACACCATGGATGCGGCCAACGGCGTCGGCCTAGCCGCACCGCAGATCGGCATCGGCCTTCGGATCTTTACTTACGAGTTTGAAAATGAGGACGGGGCTCCGCATCGCGGTGTGCTGGTGAACCCGCGGCTGACACTTTCGAAGGTCTCGCAGGGAACTCCGGACCCGGATGAGGAGATTGAAGGTTGCCTTTCCGCTCCGGCACTTAATTTCCCACTCAAACGAGCCGAATTCGCACGTGTCGAAGGATTCGACGGCGATGGAAATGAGGTCAATTTTGAGGCCACCGGGTGGTTCGCGCGCATCATGCAGCACGAATACGACCACCTAGACGGTTATCTCTACGTTGACAAGCTCAATGAGAAGTGGGCTCGTCGCTGGAAAAAGGCGAAGAAGTCTCTGGGCTGGGGTGTGCCCAACTTGACATGGATGCCGGGAACCGACGAGGACCCATTCGGGCACTAA
- a CDS encoding zinc ribbon domain-containing protein — translation MAKAAPAEQLRLLDVAALDSEITKLTHQIDVAKADAELAAAHTALTEARAAEAEVKQELDAAAAALKASELAVEKVASHIAKDQARINSNSGTATDLMALSHEIDSLTVRRNELEDNELELMGTLEEVQEQAAVVAAETAAKLSDHDQHLARRDAAVKALQDQLAKTTAARAELVGTFEESLINTYERLRTRNGVGAARLFHGTSEASGMALAPGDLSEIKAAAADDIVFCPDTGAILVRSTEW, via the coding sequence ATGGCAAAGGCAGCACCGGCGGAACAGCTTCGACTCTTGGACGTAGCAGCACTTGACTCGGAAATTACCAAGCTCACCCACCAGATTGATGTGGCGAAAGCGGACGCAGAACTTGCTGCTGCACATACCGCGCTCACGGAGGCTCGCGCTGCCGAGGCTGAGGTAAAGCAGGAACTAGATGCAGCAGCAGCAGCTCTGAAGGCATCGGAACTGGCGGTCGAAAAGGTTGCCTCCCACATCGCCAAGGACCAGGCGCGCATTAACTCGAATTCCGGAACTGCCACCGATCTGATGGCCTTGTCCCACGAGATTGACTCGCTAACGGTGCGCCGCAACGAACTTGAAGACAATGAGCTTGAACTCATGGGCACCCTTGAGGAAGTTCAAGAGCAGGCAGCCGTCGTCGCCGCAGAAACGGCAGCCAAGCTCAGCGATCACGATCAGCACCTTGCGCGCCGCGACGCAGCGGTGAAAGCCCTTCAGGACCAGCTGGCCAAAACTACGGCAGCTCGCGCTGAGCTTGTGGGTACTTTCGAGGAATCCCTCATCAATACGTACGAACGACTACGCACTCGCAACGGCGTTGGCGCTGCACGTCTGTTCCATGGAACCTCCGAGGCCAGCGGCATGGCGCTGGCCCCCGGTGACCTGAGCGAAATCAAGGCTGCTGCGGCCGATGACATTGTCTTCTGCCCGGACACCGGTGCCATTCTGGTGCGCAGCACCGAGTGGTAG
- the orn gene encoding oligoribonuclease, whose protein sequence is MTGLSLDNDALIEVAVLVTDSELNVLGDGVQVVIKPSDEAIEQMSDFVRNMHITSGLITELDAGLDMGAAQKIVMDYIRSYAPEPSKALLAGNSVGTDKNFLARDMPEVIDHLHYRILDVSTIKELARRWYPRAFFQAPPKTGNHRALGDIQDSIDELKYYRATVMVPAPGPDKATAKAAATRIIAEKPTN, encoded by the coding sequence ATGACAGGCCTAAGCCTGGATAACGACGCGTTGATCGAAGTGGCGGTCCTGGTAACGGACTCCGAACTAAACGTCCTGGGGGACGGTGTACAAGTGGTGATCAAGCCATCGGACGAAGCCATCGAGCAAATGAGCGATTTTGTTCGCAACATGCACATCACCAGCGGACTAATCACAGAGCTCGATGCCGGACTGGACATGGGTGCTGCCCAGAAGATCGTCATGGACTACATCCGCTCATATGCTCCCGAACCCAGCAAGGCGCTGTTGGCCGGCAATTCCGTGGGTACCGATAAGAACTTCTTGGCCCGCGATATGCCAGAGGTCATCGATCACCTTCATTACCGGATCCTGGATGTCTCCACGATCAAGGAGTTGGCCCGCCGCTGGTACCCCCGCGCATTCTTCCAAGCTCCGCCCAAGACCGGTAACCACCGCGCGCTCGGCGATATCCAGGACTCCATTGATGAACTGAAATACTACCGAGCCACCGTGATGGTCCCGGCTCCCGGCCCCGATAAGGCCACGGCAAAGGCCGCCGCGACTAGGATCATTGCCGAAAAACCGACCAATTAA
- a CDS encoding YaaA family protein, whose translation MLILLPPSEGKQPAENGAPFDAETLQFAELNPYRHQLLSALAEVSSSENALEQLGVGKSLVADVVRNIGLHTEPAAAAHTVYTGVLYEALGYERLGAEARSRADASILVISALWGAVGFADRIPAYRLSMSVKLPAIGKLASWWKPKLTPSLNARAGDELVIDCRSSTYAAAWVPPVETTVTVSVFQLRGGVRKVVSHFAKHTRGELAAHLLTREQEVRTAEELLVAARERWDAELVTGTAKKSHQLNIILPEDHAFRAVGN comes from the coding sequence GTGCTGATTCTGCTTCCGCCCTCAGAGGGCAAACAACCTGCCGAAAACGGTGCTCCCTTCGACGCTGAGACTCTGCAGTTTGCGGAACTTAACCCGTACAGGCATCAACTGCTCTCTGCCCTGGCTGAAGTTTCCAGCTCCGAAAATGCCCTTGAACAATTGGGTGTCGGCAAGTCATTGGTGGCCGATGTGGTCCGCAACATCGGGCTACATACAGAGCCAGCCGCTGCCGCACACACCGTCTATACCGGGGTGCTTTACGAGGCACTTGGCTACGAACGTCTCGGCGCCGAAGCCCGCAGTCGAGCCGATGCCTCCATTTTGGTCATCTCTGCCCTATGGGGTGCCGTTGGTTTTGCCGATCGGATTCCGGCCTACCGGCTCTCGATGTCAGTGAAGCTTCCGGCCATCGGCAAACTTGCTAGTTGGTGGAAACCGAAGCTGACGCCTTCGCTTAATGCTCGCGCGGGAGATGAATTGGTGATCGATTGCCGTTCCAGCACGTACGCCGCCGCGTGGGTGCCACCGGTAGAAACGACGGTCACAGTTTCCGTGTTCCAGTTGCGCGGAGGAGTGCGCAAAGTAGTTTCCCACTTCGCGAAACACACCCGCGGTGAACTGGCCGCTCATCTGCTGACCCGTGAGCAGGAGGTGAGGACCGCCGAGGAATTGCTGGTTGCTGCCCGCGAACGCTGGGATGCTGAACTCGTTACCGGTACCGCGAAAAAGTCCCACCAACTGAATATCATCCTGCCCGAGGACCACGCCTTCCGAGCCGTCGGCAACTAA
- a CDS encoding glycosyltransferase family 87 protein, whose translation MQPVKNLFNAREATRPVIIGLLVLTVIGASIAVLTKQWCRVNGWPDAEQHLHLCYSDFTQLFGTRGMADKLFPYFTGLPAEQALEYPVLLAIAAGLTAMLVPGIGFSPERQLAYFDINSAVSFICWAAVVIAVAYAARHRSRDAIMVALAPGIILTSQLNWDLLAVMLAMCGLLAFSRKHIMLAGVLLGLGAAAKLYPFFLFGAILVLCLRTGRMRHFWVSLASGAVAWLAINVPFMLTAFDEWSRFYTFSGDRPAGNSSMWLAFVWTGMSGSTMSLLSNGLFGLACLGIAYLGLTAKRRPRMAQLAFLIVVAFLLFGKVYSPQFVMWLIPLYVLARPKWREFLVWQGIEVFHWVFVWLWSAKWVSGLEYFGDSWAIEILYGLGIVAHMGMLIYICTKIIKDIRHPEIDVVRAEGVDDPLAGPLENLPDAFVLGSKTKS comes from the coding sequence ATGCAACCGGTTAAGAACCTGTTTAACGCACGCGAGGCCACGCGCCCGGTCATCATCGGGCTGCTGGTGCTCACCGTCATTGGTGCCTCTATTGCCGTGCTCACCAAGCAGTGGTGCCGGGTCAACGGCTGGCCAGATGCCGAACAGCACCTGCACCTGTGCTATTCGGACTTCACCCAGCTCTTTGGAACCCGTGGGATGGCCGATAAGCTCTTCCCGTACTTCACCGGGCTGCCGGCCGAACAAGCGTTGGAATACCCGGTATTGCTGGCCATCGCCGCAGGGCTCACGGCGATGCTGGTACCCGGCATCGGCTTCTCGCCCGAACGCCAGCTGGCTTACTTTGATATCAACTCCGCCGTGTCCTTCATCTGCTGGGCAGCCGTGGTGATCGCCGTGGCCTACGCCGCGCGGCACCGCAGCCGTGACGCGATCATGGTCGCGTTGGCACCGGGCATCATCCTCACCAGCCAACTGAACTGGGACCTCTTAGCGGTCATGCTGGCGATGTGCGGGCTCTTGGCGTTTTCGCGTAAACACATCATGCTGGCCGGGGTGCTGCTGGGCTTGGGTGCCGCCGCGAAACTGTATCCGTTTTTCCTCTTCGGTGCGATCCTGGTGCTCTGCCTACGCACCGGACGCATGCGGCACTTCTGGGTGTCGCTGGCCTCCGGCGCCGTGGCCTGGCTGGCCATCAACGTGCCCTTCATGCTGACAGCCTTTGATGAGTGGAGCCGTTTCTACACCTTCTCCGGGGATCGGCCGGCGGGCAACTCCTCGATGTGGTTGGCGTTTGTCTGGACCGGCATGAGCGGCTCGACAATGTCCCTGCTCTCCAACGGGCTTTTTGGCCTTGCCTGCCTGGGTATCGCCTATCTGGGACTCACCGCCAAACGCCGCCCGCGGATGGCGCAGCTGGCGTTCTTGATTGTGGTGGCATTCCTGCTCTTCGGCAAGGTTTACTCACCACAATTTGTGATGTGGCTGATCCCGCTCTACGTACTGGCTCGCCCCAAATGGCGTGAGTTCTTGGTGTGGCAGGGCATCGAGGTCTTCCACTGGGTCTTTGTCTGGTTGTGGAGCGCCAAGTGGGTCAGCGGGCTGGAGTACTTCGGTGACAGCTGGGCCATTGAGATACTTTACGGGCTCGGTATTGTCGCGCACATGGGCATGCTCATCTACATCTGCACGAAGATCATCAAGGACATTCGCCACCCCGAGATCGATGTGGTGCGGGCGGAGGGGGTTGATGACCCGCTGGCCGGGCCGCTGGAGAATCTTCCCGATGCCTTTGTGCTGGGGAGCAAGACCAAGTCCTAG
- a CDS encoding VOC family protein: protein MVEKADPKVSGPDVTADSEVSGTRRAARLHHVEIWVRDLAAARATLGWLFEELGYVAGEPWACGVSYRGTHEYIVLEAGPDVLAEDHRRRAPGVNHLAFVAGNPKRVDELTALALDCGFKLLFAEDHPFAGGPDHYAAYLEDATGFEIELVADSFDPAADLIPGAEPTAEDSPAT from the coding sequence GTGGTAGAAAAGGCCGACCCGAAAGTATCTGGCCCGGATGTCACCGCCGACTCCGAAGTTTCGGGAACTCGGCGTGCGGCAAGGCTGCATCACGTAGAAATCTGGGTTCGGGATCTGGCGGCCGCGCGGGCCACACTCGGCTGGCTTTTTGAGGAACTTGGCTACGTGGCGGGGGAACCGTGGGCTTGCGGAGTGAGCTACCGCGGCACCCACGAATACATCGTTCTTGAAGCCGGTCCCGACGTGCTCGCCGAAGACCACCGCCGTCGGGCTCCCGGGGTGAACCACCTGGCGTTCGTGGCTGGTAATCCCAAACGTGTTGATGAGCTCACCGCACTCGCGCTAGATTGCGGGTTCAAGCTGCTCTTCGCCGAGGATCATCCGTTTGCCGGGGGACCGGATCACTATGCCGCTTATCTTGAAGACGCTACCGGCTTTGAGATTGAGTTGGTGGCCGATTCCTTCGACCCTGCGGCCGACTTGATTCCAGGTGCTGAACCTACTGCTGAGGATAGCCCGGCAACATAA